The proteins below come from a single Rosa rugosa chromosome 2, drRosRugo1.1, whole genome shotgun sequence genomic window:
- the LOC133729890 gene encoding UDP-glycosyltransferase 87A1-like yields the protein MGTVKLEPVAPCHLVALPYPGRGHINPMMNLCKLLASKKHDLLITFVVTEEWHGFIGSDPKPDNIRFATVPNVIPSELGRAKDFPGFLEAVSTKLQEPFELLLDRLEPEVSVIVADPFVVWAVRVGNKRNIPVASLWPMSASVFSTFHYFELLKENGHFPADVSVHGDEVINYIPGISTTRMADLPTVLYDDVQQVLNRALEAVSSTYKAQYLLSTSFYELEPHAFDTLRAKLSLPVYPIGPSIPHFELSETAHDNELNYLHWLDSQPKSSVMYISLGSFLSVSDAQMDEIIAGVKNSGVRFLWVVRGDASKLKDGVGDMGLVVPWCDQLRVLCHSSIGGFWSHCGWNSTQEAVYAGLPVLTCPIFWDQIPNGKQIVEDWKIGYRVKKKKVRGGDLVTREEIAELVQRFMDVESNEGKEMRKRAKQLQETCQGAIAKGGSSDSNLDAFIKDISQGYSP from the exons ATGGGAACGGTGAAGCTCGAGCCAGTCGCTCCTTGCCACCTGGTGGCACTGCCGTACCCAGGCCGAGGCCACATCAACCCCATGATGAACCTCTGCAAGCTTCTCGCTTCTAAAAAACACGACCTCCTCATCACCTTCGTCGTCACCGAAGAGTGGCACGGCTTCATCGGATCCGACCCGAAACCTGACAACATCCGGTTCGCCACGGTGCCCAACGTCATACCCTCCGAACTCGGCCGGGCCAAGGACTTTCCGGGATTCTTGGAGGCCGTGAGCACCAAGCTGCAAGAGCCGTTCGAGCTACTTCTGGACCGGCTCGAGCCGGAGGTAAGCGTTATAGTTGCGGATCCATTTGTGGTTTGGGCCGTGAGGGTTGGGAATAAGAGGAATATTCCGGTGGCTTCGCTTTGGCCGATGTCGGCGTCTGTGTTCTCGACGTTTCATTACTTCGAGCTGCTCAAAGAAAATGGCCACTTCCCTGCTGATGTGTCAG TCCATGGAGATGAAGTAATAAATTACATCCCCGGAATCTCCACCACCCGCATGGCAGATCTTCCCACTGTATTGTACGACGACGTTCAACAAGTCCTCAACAGAGCCCTTGAAGCTGTTTCCAGCACATACAAAGCACAATACCTCTTATCAACTTCATTCTACGAGCTTGAGCCCCATGCCTTTGACACACTGAGAGCCAAACTGTCTTTGCCTGTCTACCCTATTGGCCCAAGCATCCCACACTTCGAGCTTTCAGAAACTGCTCATGACAATGAACTAAACTACCTGCACTGGCTAGACTCTCAACCTAAAAGTTCTGTCATGTACATTTCACTTGGGAGTTTCTTGTCTGTTTCAGATGCCCAAATGGACGAAATCATTGCCGGGGTGAAGAACAGCGGTGTTAGATTCTTGTGGGTGGTGCGTGGGGATGCATCTAAGCTTAAAGATGGTGTTGGTGACATGGGCTTGGTGGTGCCTTGGTGTGACCAATTAAGGGTGTTGTGTCACTCTTCCATTGGAGGGTTTTGGTCGCATTGTGGTTGGAACTCAACTCAAGAAGCTGTTTATGCGGGTCTTCCGGTTCTTACTTGCCCTATATTTTGGGACCAAATCCCAAATGGGAAGCAAATTGTGGAGGATTGGAAGATTGGGTAtagggtgaagaagaagaaagttagAGGTGGAGACTTGGTGACCAGAGAGGAGATTGCAGAGCTTGTGCAGAGGTTTATGGACGTCGAAAGCAATGAGGGGAAGGAGATGAGGAAAAGAGCAAAACAACTTCAAGAGACTTGTCAAGGAGCAATTGCAAAGGGTGGTTCTTCTGACTCCAACCTGGATGCTTTTATTAAGGATATTTCACAAGGTTATAGCCCTTAA
- the LOC133729892 gene encoding uncharacterized protein LOC133729892, which translates to MAAAIASMTARLATRLSLKDGEEPVDLGNLRSPGKEFLARNFYLVGRLNSSRAVVLDSFRSAIRSIWRLTGTVEVQPRADRFLFTFTHERDIARVKKGGPWGFQRAMVLLNDYDGFSDISAVKLDFVWIWVEVQGLPPGILTEPTVRLIGETIGEVLQVDRTALRQGSARVRLVLPINDPVRLNRRVRVSPVDILTLQFRYERLLGCCRQCAMVTHGGERCPLETEDEAASLEGSS; encoded by the coding sequence ATGGCCGCTGCTATTGCTTCCATGACTGCTAGACTTGCGACTAGGCTGTCGCTGAAGGACGGCGAAGAGCCAGTGGATTTAGGAAACCTACGAAGCCCGGGGAAAGAGTTCCTGGCTCGGAACTTCTACCTAGTCGGGAGATTGAATAGTAGCCGAGCGGTGGTTCTGGATTCCTTCCGTAGCGCCATCAGATCTATATGGCGTCTGACGGGCACTGTTGAGGTTCAACCTCGTGCTGATCGTTTCTTGTTTACGTTTACTCATGAGCGTGATATTGCCAGAGTGAAGAAGGGAGGACCGTGGGGATTTCAGCGGGCTATGGTGCTCCtcaatgactacgatggctTTTCTGACATCTCTGCCGTCAAGCTTGACTTTGTGTGGATCTGGGTGGAGGTGCAGGGTCTTCCTCCAGGAATCTTAACTGAACCAACGGTTCGGTTGATTGGTGAAACTATTGGTGAAGTGTTGCAGGTTGATCGGACTGCTTTGCGCCAAGGATCTGCACGTGTGCGTCTTGTTCTTCCCATTAATGATCCGGTTCGCCTGAACcgtagggttagggtttccccTGTGGATATTCTAACACTCCAGTTTCGGTACGAAAGACTGCTAGGTTGTTGCAGGCAATGTGCGATGGTTACGCATGGAGGAGAGAGATGTCCCTTAGAGACGGAGGATGAGGCGGCGTCCCTCGAGGGCTCGAGTTAG
- the LOC133732488 gene encoding UDP-glycosyltransferase 87A1-like: MDLHTPHPTTPNCHVVALPFPGRGHINPMMCLCHSIAAISPDTTVSFIVTEEWLGFIGSDPKPDNVRFVTIPQVIPSEIGRGKDSPSFYETVLKKIRAPVEELLDRLVPPVTALIADTYLVWSVEIGNVRNIPVASLWTMSASVYSVFQYFDLLVQNQHFPVSLAESGEKRVDYIPGLPSTRVADLPTCFYGKGLNVLNRALESISSLSKAQYLLLPSVYELEPEVIDALRQSVPIPVYHIGPTIPYFKVEAHSMPNEDHYFDWLDKQPRGSVLYVSQGSLHSPPQAQMDEIAAGLKASGVRFFWVAREEVSKLKEKCGDMGIVVPWCDQLTVLCHSSLGGFWSHCGWNSTSEAVFAGLPMLTFPIYWDQVPNSKMIVEDWKIGWRVKKGSGEKGLVSREEISGLVKNFMDLENEEGKEMRRRARELSEIYKQAIRKGGSSYNSVEAFISDISKMK; this comes from the exons ATGGACCTCCACACTCCCCATCCAACCACCCCTAATTGCCACGTGGTCGCATTGCCCTTCCCCGGCCGCGGCCACATCAACCCCATGATGTGTCTCTGCCACTCCATCGCCGCCATCTCCCCCGACACGACCGTCTCCTTCATCGTAACCGAAGAGTGGCTCGGCTTCATCGGATCCGACCCGAAACCCGACAACGTGCGATTCGTCACCATTCCCCAGGTCATTCCCTCGGAAATCGGTCGCGGCAAGGACTCTCCCAGCTTCTACGAGACTGTTCTGAAGAAGATCAGAGCGCCGGTGGAGGAGCTCCTCGATCGGCTCGTGCCGCCGGTGACGGCCTTGATCGCCGATACGTACTTGGTGTGGTCGGTTGAGATCGGGAATGTGAGGAATATTCCGGTGGCTTCTCTTTGGACTATGTCGGCTTCTGTCTATTCGGTGTTTCAATATTTTGATCTACTCGTTCAGAACCAGCATTTCCCTGTCAGTTTGGCGG agaGTGGAGAAAAGAGGGTGGACTATATCCCGGGGCTTCCTTCGACACGTGTGGCGGACCTTCCTACGTGTTTTTACGGAAAAGGGCTTAATGTCCTGAATAGAGCTTTAGAATCGATTTCAAGCCTATCTAAAGCACAATACCTTTTGTTACCTTCAGTTTATGAGCTTGAACCAGAAGTGATCGACGCTTTGAGGCAAAGTGTTCCAATCCCGGTTTACCATATTGGGCCTACCATACCCTACTTCAAAGTGGAAGCCCATTCAATGCCCAATGAGGATCACTATTTTGATTGGCTTGACAAGCAACCTAGAGGTTCAGTTTTGTATGTGTCACAAGGCAGTCTGCATTCACCTCCTCAAGCTCAAATGGATGAAATCGCCGCCGGGTTGAAGGCTAGCGGTGTTCGGTTCTTTTGGGTGGCGCGTGAGGAAGTGTCGAAGCTGAAAGAGAAATGTGGTGACATGGGGATTGTGGTGCCTTGGTGTGACCAATTGACAGTGTTGTGCCATTCTTCTTTGGGTGGGTTTTGGTCACATTGTGGCTGGAATTCGACCTCTGAAGCTGTTTTTGCCGGTCTTCCGATGTTGACTTTTCCTATATATTGGGACCAAGTACCTAATAGTAAGATGATCGTTGAAGATTGGAAAATTGGGTGGAGGGTGAAGAAGGGTTCGGGAGAAAAAGGTTTGGTTAGTAGAGAAGAGATTAGTGGGCTTGTTAAAAATTTTATGGATTTGGAAAATGAGGAGGGGAAAGAAATGAGGAGAAGAGCAAGAGAGCTTAGTGAAATTTACAAACAAGCAATCAGAAAAGGTGGGTCATCTTATAACAGTGTTGAAGCCTTTATCAGTGACATATCAAAGATGAAATGA
- the LOC133732182 gene encoding zinc finger protein CONSTANS-LIKE 7, with amino-acid sequence MRYHSFFRSPKKEEQQVPDSANSSEDFSDTTKDGYVNGEIDIMDDLERIWGIEDGDEDDEKLPKGHNMFTGQELNWDFMDWDEFPNGEEGDGEVENEVFGDSAERCFFEEESYCKKVVKRESSTVGFWDDDEDLKKVQLNLNLNYQDVLDAWSDRGSLWAEDCSSHSSKAASIGNYMGEVPVMEEEKSTRREASVLRYKEKRQSRLFSKKIRYQVRKLNADKRPRLKGRFVKRVS; translated from the exons ATGAGGTACCATTCATTCTTCAGAAGCCCAAAGAAGGAGGAGCAGCAGGTGCCGGACAGTGCTAATTCTTCCGAGGATTTCTCTGACACTACCAAAGATGGTTATGTCAATGGAGAGATTGATATCATGGATGACTTGGAGCGCATTTGGGGGATCGAAGACGGAGACGAAGACGATGAGAAGCTACCGAAGGGTCACAACATGTTTACTGGTCAGGAACTTAATTGGGATTTCATGGATTGGGATGAGTTTCCTAATGGTGAAGAAGGGGATGGAGAGGTAGAGAATGAAGTGTTTGGTGATTCAGCTGAGAGGTGCTTTTTCGAAGAGGAAAGTTACTGTAAGAAGgttgtgaagagagagagtagTACTGTTGGGTTTTGGGATGATGATGAGGATCTGAAGAAGGTGCAATTGAATTTGAACTTGAATTATCAAGATGTATTGGATGCTTGGTCTGATCGTGGTTCTCTTTGGGCTGAGGATTGTTCATCACATTCTTCCAAGGCTGCTAGCATTGGCAATTAT ATGGGAGAGGTGCCAGtaatggaagaagagaaaagtacAAGAAGGGAGGCAAGTGTTCTGAGGTACAAAGAGAAACGTCAGTCTAGACTCTTCTCCAAGAAGATAAGGTACCAAGTCCGCAAGCTCAATGCTGATAAAAGACCTAGACTCAAG GGTCGATTTGTGAAGAGAGTTTCGTGA